In Janibacter sp. CX7, a single genomic region encodes these proteins:
- a CDS encoding GNAT family N-acetyltransferase, whose protein sequence is MTSDIEITRIDPADESQVEGLLELDKFVWADAGRRPREAQLRDTPSRAGFVATRGGEPAGTAGSWDVEVSVPAAGGEVASLRPAEGLTWVGVHPDHRRRGVLTATMAHHLRWIRDEQGRSLSVLKASEHTIYGRFGYGVASTVLRSSFGRGTSFAAPAQVRALADATTLRTTTVSPDQGDRWHDIARAAAATGAGQVVRSREDCARLLHDSPESRGDREPARLLWATRDGRDVGAAYFHRTAKWSDGRPQGEVGVFFLVSTDVGARLALAERLVDLDLMGSTEYWVTLDDPLVQWLPSPRALGGSGPSDNLWLRIVDLPTAVAERGHAADLDVVVEIGDAILPEQAGRWRWTAARDGVGALERTDAAADVTVDIGDLGAVWLGGQTIAARAAAGYVTGDPAAVAALDAALRTPTGPVTTIDF, encoded by the coding sequence ATGACGAGCGACATCGAGATCACCCGGATCGACCCCGCCGACGAGAGTCAGGTTGAGGGGTTGCTCGAGCTCGACAAGTTCGTGTGGGCCGACGCGGGGCGCCGACCGCGTGAGGCGCAGCTGCGCGACACCCCGAGCCGGGCCGGCTTCGTCGCCACCCGTGGGGGAGAGCCCGCCGGGACGGCCGGGTCGTGGGACGTCGAGGTCTCCGTGCCGGCTGCGGGAGGCGAGGTCGCCTCCCTTCGTCCTGCGGAGGGGCTGACGTGGGTCGGGGTGCACCCCGACCACCGGCGCCGCGGGGTGCTCACGGCGACGATGGCCCACCACCTGCGGTGGATCCGTGACGAGCAGGGGCGCTCGCTGTCTGTGCTCAAGGCGTCGGAGCACACGATCTACGGGCGCTTCGGCTACGGGGTTGCGAGCACGGTGCTGCGGTCGAGCTTCGGCCGGGGCACGAGCTTCGCCGCGCCGGCGCAGGTGCGGGCGCTCGCCGACGCGACGACCCTGCGCACCACGACGGTCAGCCCGGACCAGGGTGACCGGTGGCACGACATCGCCCGAGCGGCCGCGGCCACCGGTGCCGGGCAGGTCGTGCGCAGCCGCGAGGACTGCGCGCGCCTGCTCCACGACAGCCCCGAGAGCCGCGGCGACCGTGAGCCGGCACGCCTGCTGTGGGCCACCCGCGACGGTCGCGACGTCGGCGCCGCGTACTTCCACCGCACGGCGAAGTGGTCCGATGGGCGACCCCAGGGCGAGGTGGGCGTCTTCTTCCTCGTCTCGACCGACGTCGGGGCCCGGCTCGCGCTCGCCGAGCGGCTCGTCGACCTCGACCTCATGGGCAGCACGGAGTACTGGGTCACCCTCGACGACCCGCTCGTGCAGTGGCTGCCCTCGCCGCGCGCCCTCGGCGGAAGCGGGCCGAGCGACAACCTCTGGCTGCGCATCGTCGACCTGCCGACGGCCGTCGCCGAGCGCGGCCACGCCGCCGACCTCGACGTCGTCGTCGAGATCGGCGACGCGATCCTGCCCGAGCAGGCCGGCCGCTGGCGCTGGACCGCCGCACGCGACGGTGTCGGCGCCCTCGAGCGCACCGACGCCGCCGCCGACGTCACGGTCGACATCGGCGACCTCGGTGCCGTGTGGCTCGGCGGGCAGACAATCGCCGCCCGGGCGGCCGCCGGGTACGTCACAGGAGACCCGGCGGCGGTGGCGGCGCTCGACGCTGCGCTGCGCACGCCGACCGGTCCGGTGACGACGATCGACTTCTAG
- a CDS encoding YkvA family protein, giving the protein MSRRVRSAAHLASAVRSASRPGSPGMIARLRAVPRMIRAVRSGAYTGLSSARLVMMLAGVGYVVSPIDIAPEGLLLAFGLLDDVMVVGWLAATLVKETEDFIAWEQGTAFQPQPQPQPGTVRSHVVPD; this is encoded by the coding sequence ATGAGCCGCCGAGTCCGTAGTGCTGCCCACCTCGCGTCGGCCGTCCGGAGCGCCTCGCGCCCCGGCAGCCCCGGCATGATCGCGCGCCTGCGGGCCGTGCCGCGGATGATCCGCGCGGTCCGCTCCGGGGCCTACACCGGCCTGTCGTCCGCGCGCCTGGTCATGATGCTCGCCGGTGTCGGCTACGTCGTCTCGCCGATCGACATCGCGCCCGAGGGGCTGCTGCTGGCCTTCGGCCTGCTCGACGACGTCATGGTCGTCGGCTGGCTCGCCGCGACCCTGGTCAAGGAGACCGAGGACTTCATCGCGTGGGAGCAGGGCACGGCTTTCCAGCCGCAGCCCCAGCCCCAGCCGGGGACCGTGCGCTCGCACGTCGTGCCGGACTGA
- a CDS encoding EcsC family protein translates to MGFISDRLGFGKKKQMQDTRSALEQARDPKSRRGLSGSSLTLVENLLDTGIDGSGPFDSAAQVADKALAKHGGDVDKAVDEVVGDTLKLAGASGFLTNLGGFATMIVALPANVFGFYVLATRMSAAVARLRGYDLAQPEIRSAVLLSLVGADAQDLLAKAGVVAPTGRLAGMAAQRLPGPALMVVNKAVGFRILSSAGKGVFARFGKAVPVVGGAVGAGMDVWLMRQIGTHVRTEFPAAAPDLR, encoded by the coding sequence ATGGGATTCATCTCCGACCGACTCGGCTTCGGCAAGAAGAAGCAGATGCAGGACACGCGGAGCGCGCTCGAGCAGGCGCGTGACCCCAAGAGCCGACGGGGCCTGTCCGGCTCCTCGCTCACGCTCGTCGAGAACCTCCTCGACACCGGCATCGACGGAAGCGGCCCCTTCGACTCCGCGGCGCAGGTCGCCGACAAGGCGCTGGCCAAGCACGGCGGCGACGTCGACAAGGCGGTCGACGAGGTCGTCGGCGACACGCTCAAGCTCGCCGGTGCCAGCGGCTTCCTCACCAACCTCGGCGGCTTCGCGACGATGATCGTCGCCCTGCCGGCCAATGTCTTCGGCTTCTACGTGCTCGCCACGCGCATGTCGGCGGCCGTGGCCCGGCTGCGCGGCTACGACCTCGCCCAGCCCGAGATCCGCTCCGCCGTCCTGCTCAGCCTCGTCGGCGCCGACGCCCAGGACCTGCTCGCCAAGGCGGGGGTCGTGGCGCCCACCGGCCGACTCGCCGGCATGGCCGCCCAGCGACTGCCCGGGCCGGCCCTGATGGTGGTCAACAAGGCCGTCGGCTTCCGCATCCTCTCGAGCGCCGGCAAGGGCGTCTTCGCACGCTTCGGCAAGGCCGTGCCCGTCGTCGGAGGGGCCGTCGGTGCCGGCATGGACGTGTGGCTGATGCGGCAGATCGGCACGCACGTGCGGACCGAGTTCCCTGCGGCGGCGCCGGACCTGAGGTAG
- a CDS encoding sodium:alanine symporter family protein, whose product MSFAELVDATNGVIWSIPLVGLCLAAGVYFTIRTRLVQVLGIPDMIAQLVRGEKSQDGTSSFQSLMMSLANRVGMGNIGGVATAIAFGGPGAVFWMWAVALLGAATSFVECTLGQIYKEKDPDTGEYRGGPAYYFEKAYAHKAKTFSLVYAIVFAVVTVFAMSFFLPGVQANGMSSAIESAWGVPTWATAIGVVIGLAFIVIGGVKRIATFAAFVVPPMAILYILFALVVFFVNFDQIGHVFGEIFSGAFGGHAVYGAIVGQAVKWGVQRGIYSNEAGQGTGPHHAAAAEVSHPAKQGFVQAFAVYIDTLFVCTATAFIIISTDMYTVFKGETFGDETLYVGGVGTDTEPGPGFVQAGFDTLAPGWGSSFVALALVFFAFTTMVAYYYMAEVNLAYLTRKIRNGVVRRGMIRALQALILVSVAYGATTTAGSAWGLGDIGVGTMAWLNILGILMLQGPALKALKDFRAQKKQGLDPQFDPRDHGIVGATFWEDRADGLVTQGAPVESPADAGR is encoded by the coding sequence ATGTCCTTCGCCGAACTCGTCGACGCCACCAACGGCGTCATCTGGTCGATACCGCTCGTCGGGCTCTGCCTGGCTGCCGGCGTCTACTTCACGATCCGCACCCGCCTCGTCCAGGTCCTCGGGATCCCCGACATGATCGCCCAGCTCGTGCGGGGCGAGAAGTCGCAGGACGGCACCTCGTCCTTCCAGTCGCTGATGATGTCGCTGGCCAACCGGGTCGGCATGGGCAACATCGGTGGCGTCGCGACGGCCATCGCCTTCGGCGGCCCGGGCGCGGTCTTCTGGATGTGGGCGGTCGCCCTCCTGGGTGCCGCGACCTCCTTCGTCGAGTGCACCCTCGGGCAGATCTACAAGGAGAAGGACCCGGACACCGGTGAGTACCGCGGTGGTCCGGCCTACTACTTCGAGAAGGCCTACGCCCACAAGGCCAAGACCTTCTCGCTCGTCTACGCGATCGTCTTCGCCGTCGTCACCGTCTTCGCGATGAGCTTCTTCCTGCCGGGCGTGCAGGCCAACGGCATGTCCTCGGCCATCGAGTCCGCGTGGGGCGTGCCGACCTGGGCGACCGCCATCGGCGTGGTCATCGGCCTGGCCTTCATCGTCATCGGTGGCGTCAAGCGCATCGCGACCTTCGCGGCGTTCGTCGTGCCGCCGATGGCGATCCTCTACATCCTCTTCGCGCTCGTCGTCTTCTTCGTCAACTTCGACCAGATCGGCCACGTCTTCGGCGAGATCTTCTCCGGTGCCTTCGGCGGGCACGCCGTCTACGGCGCCATCGTCGGCCAGGCCGTCAAGTGGGGTGTCCAGCGCGGCATCTACTCCAACGAGGCCGGCCAGGGCACCGGCCCGCACCACGCCGCCGCGGCCGAGGTGTCGCACCCGGCGAAGCAGGGCTTCGTCCAGGCCTTCGCCGTCTACATCGACACCCTCTTCGTCTGCACGGCGACGGCCTTCATCATCATCTCGACGGACATGTACACCGTCTTCAAGGGCGAGACCTTCGGCGACGAGACGCTCTACGTCGGCGGGGTCGGCACCGACACCGAGCCCGGTCCGGGCTTCGTCCAGGCGGGCTTCGACACCCTCGCGCCCGGCTGGGGCTCGAGCTTCGTCGCGCTGGCCCTCGTCTTCTTCGCCTTCACGACGATGGTCGCCTACTACTACATGGCCGAGGTCAACCTCGCCTACCTCACCCGCAAGATCCGCAACGGCGTCGTGCGCCGCGGCATGATCCGTGCACTGCAGGCGCTGATCCTCGTCTCCGTCGCCTACGGCGCGACGACGACGGCCGGCTCCGCCTGGGGCCTGGGTGACATCGGCGTCGGCACGATGGCCTGGCTCAACATCCTCGGCATCCTCATGCTGCAGGGCCCGGCGCTCAAGGCGCTCAAGGACTTCCGCGCCCAGAAGAAGCAGGGTCTGGACCCGCAGTTCGACCCGCGCGACCACGGCATCGTGGGCGCGACCTTCTGGGAGGACCGCGCTGACGGGCTCGTCACACAGGGTGCCCCGGTGGAATCCCCGGCCGACGCGGGTCGTTGA
- the hrpA gene encoding ATP-dependent RNA helicase HrpA, giving the protein MSESALREPIAAEDLHYPEDLPVVARKDDIAAAMREHQVVIVAGETGSGKTTQLPKIALEIGRGREGQIGHTQPRRIAARSVAERIAEELRVDLGGLVGYQVRFADHSSDSTAVKVMTDGILLGEMQRDRDLRRYDTIIIDEAHERSLNIDFILGYLKQLLPRRPDLKVIITSATIDPERFAAHFSDEGGEPAPIIEVSGRTYPVEVRYRPLGEEDGEDGGVDGDGDQVTGICRAVEELWTEPESGGPRDALVFLSGEREIRDAQDALTGMNLPDTEIIPLYARLSAAEQHRVFAPHSGRRIVLSTNVAETSLTVPGIRYVIDTGTARISRYNQRTKVQRLPIERISQASANQRSGRCGRVAEGVCIRLYSQEDFEARPEFTDPEILRTNLASVILQMTALGLGDVARFPFVEPPDSRQITDGVRLLQELQAFDTEHRAKGARRLTPTGRTLARLPVDPKLGRMLIEADRLGCTTEVLVIVAAMSIQDPRERPTEQRAQADQQHARFRQEGSDFASWWNLWVYLKDQQKALSGSAFRRMCKREYIHFLRTREWQDLHSQLVRAAKQCKIDTRQRTSAPDAEPDWDRVHQALLTGLLSHIGLRDEEKRDYLGARGARFSIQPGTTNFRRQPPFVMAGELVETSRLWARSTARIDPVWAERAGAHLVKRTYSEPRWSKKAASVMATERVTLFGVPLVVGRAVSYGKIDPVTSRELFIRHALVEGEWDGRHEFLTTNRKLVRRLEALEERARRRDLLVDEQDVVDFYDARLPDTIVSGAHFDSWWKTARHEQPELLTLTEELLTRDDAEQVDGRDYPRRWRTDGLELVVTYQFEPGTEDDGVTVHVPVALLNQLTAEGFDWQVPGLRADLVTALIKSLPKATRRHLVPAPDHARAALAELDPDAGTSITEQLSSVLGRRAGIRIDEGEWDWSKVPDHLRVTFAVEDSRRRRLGRGKDLEALRESLAGHVQQGMSRAGASIERTGLTTWDLDELPATFTTKTGKHTVVGYPALVDEGSSVAIRVLPDEQQAVAAHTAGVRRLLLLGTTPPWKRVLARLTNAQKLALADNPHGSVPKLLDDALAAAVDDIVTQHVTGAVRTRAAFDEALAATRTHVAQRVLTAVSEVEPVLGQRTEIIATLDRMSAPAVATTVADVRAQLDGLVRPGFIADTGLARLPDLRRYLRGISLRLERAADNPRRDGTHQEVVDGVEGAYADLLDALPPLRRRSADVVAIGWMIEELRISLFAQSIGTAQSVSAKRVRAAIAAVER; this is encoded by the coding sequence ATGTCCGAGTCCGCCCTGCGTGAGCCCATCGCGGCGGAGGACCTGCACTACCCCGAGGACCTGCCGGTCGTCGCGCGCAAGGACGACATCGCCGCGGCGATGCGCGAGCACCAGGTCGTCATCGTCGCGGGGGAGACGGGGTCCGGCAAGACGACCCAGCTGCCCAAGATCGCGCTCGAGATCGGTCGTGGGCGCGAGGGGCAGATCGGCCACACCCAGCCGCGCCGCATTGCCGCCCGCTCGGTGGCCGAGCGCATCGCCGAGGAGCTGCGGGTCGACCTCGGTGGGCTCGTCGGCTACCAGGTGCGCTTCGCCGACCACAGCAGCGACAGCACGGCGGTCAAGGTGATGACCGACGGCATCCTGCTGGGCGAGATGCAGCGCGACCGCGACCTGCGCCGCTACGACACGATCATCATCGACGAGGCCCACGAGCGCTCGCTCAACATCGACTTCATCCTCGGCTACCTCAAGCAGCTGCTGCCGCGTCGCCCCGACCTCAAGGTCATCATCACCTCGGCGACGATCGACCCGGAGCGCTTCGCCGCCCACTTCAGCGACGAAGGGGGCGAGCCCGCACCGATCATCGAGGTCTCCGGCCGCACCTATCCCGTGGAGGTGCGCTACCGCCCCCTCGGAGAAGAAGACGGCGAGGACGGCGGAGTCGATGGAGATGGCGACCAGGTGACCGGCATCTGCCGGGCGGTCGAGGAGCTGTGGACCGAGCCCGAGTCCGGCGGCCCGCGCGATGCCCTCGTCTTCCTCAGCGGCGAGCGCGAGATCCGCGACGCGCAGGACGCCCTGACCGGGATGAACCTGCCGGACACCGAGATCATCCCGCTCTACGCCCGGCTCTCCGCGGCCGAGCAGCACCGCGTCTTCGCCCCGCACTCCGGGCGCCGGATCGTGCTGTCCACCAACGTCGCCGAGACCTCGCTGACCGTCCCGGGCATCCGCTACGTCATCGACACCGGCACCGCGCGCATCTCCCGCTACAACCAGCGGACCAAGGTGCAGCGCCTGCCGATCGAGCGCATCTCGCAGGCCTCGGCCAACCAGCGCTCCGGCCGCTGCGGTCGCGTCGCCGAGGGCGTGTGCATCCGGCTGTACTCGCAGGAGGACTTCGAGGCCCGGCCGGAGTTCACCGACCCCGAGATCCTGCGGACCAACCTCGCGAGCGTCATCCTCCAGATGACCGCGCTGGGCCTGGGCGACGTCGCACGCTTCCCCTTCGTCGAGCCGCCGGACTCCCGTCAGATCACCGACGGTGTCCGCCTGCTGCAGGAGCTGCAGGCCTTCGACACGGAGCACCGGGCGAAGGGGGCGCGTCGCCTCACCCCGACCGGACGGACCCTCGCCCGCCTGCCCGTCGACCCCAAGCTCGGCCGCATGCTCATCGAGGCCGACCGACTCGGCTGCACCACCGAGGTCCTCGTCATCGTCGCCGCGATGTCGATCCAGGACCCCCGCGAGCGGCCGACCGAGCAGCGGGCCCAGGCCGACCAGCAGCACGCCCGCTTCCGCCAGGAGGGGTCCGACTTCGCGAGCTGGTGGAACCTCTGGGTCTACCTCAAGGACCAGCAGAAGGCCTTGTCCGGCAGCGCCTTCCGCCGCATGTGCAAGCGCGAGTACATCCACTTCCTGCGCACCCGCGAGTGGCAGGACCTGCACAGCCAGCTCGTGCGCGCCGCCAAGCAGTGCAAGATCGACACCCGCCAGCGCACCTCGGCCCCCGACGCCGAGCCCGACTGGGACCGCGTGCACCAGGCGCTGCTCACCGGGCTGCTCAGCCACATCGGCCTGCGCGACGAGGAGAAGCGCGACTACCTCGGTGCCCGGGGAGCCCGATTTTCCATCCAGCCGGGCACGACGAACTTCCGGCGGCAACCCCCCTTCGTCATGGCGGGGGAGCTCGTCGAGACCAGCCGGCTGTGGGCCCGCTCGACCGCTCGCATCGACCCCGTGTGGGCCGAGCGGGCCGGCGCGCACCTCGTCAAGCGGACCTACTCGGAGCCGCGCTGGAGCAAGAAGGCCGCGTCGGTCATGGCGACCGAGCGGGTGACGCTCTTCGGGGTGCCGCTCGTCGTCGGCCGCGCCGTCTCCTACGGCAAGATCGACCCGGTCACGAGCCGTGAGCTCTTCATCCGGCACGCGCTCGTCGAGGGGGAGTGGGACGGCCGGCACGAGTTCCTCACGACCAACCGCAAGCTCGTGCGCCGGCTCGAGGCGCTCGAGGAGCGCGCCCGCCGACGCGACCTGCTCGTCGACGAGCAGGACGTCGTCGACTTCTACGACGCCCGCCTGCCCGACACCATCGTCTCCGGGGCGCACTTCGACAGCTGGTGGAAGACAGCTCGCCACGAGCAGCCCGAGCTGCTCACCCTCACCGAGGAGCTGCTCACCCGCGACGACGCCGAGCAGGTCGACGGCCGCGACTACCCCCGCCGCTGGCGCACCGACGGTCTCGAGCTCGTCGTCACGTACCAGTTCGAGCCCGGCACCGAGGACGACGGCGTCACCGTCCACGTGCCCGTCGCGCTGCTCAACCAGCTGACCGCCGAGGGCTTCGACTGGCAGGTGCCCGGGCTGCGCGCCGACCTCGTCACGGCGCTCATCAAGTCGCTGCCCAAGGCCACCCGCCGCCACCTCGTCCCCGCGCCCGACCACGCCCGCGCCGCGCTCGCCGAGCTCGACCCCGACGCCGGCACCTCGATCACCGAGCAGCTGTCGAGCGTGCTCGGGCGCCGGGCCGGCATCCGCATCGACGAGGGGGAGTGGGACTGGTCGAAGGTGCCCGACCACCTGCGCGTCACCTTCGCCGTCGAGGACTCGCGGCGTCGTCGACTCGGCCGGGGCAAGGACCTCGAGGCGCTCCGCGAGAGCCTCGCCGGTCATGTCCAGCAGGGCATGTCGCGCGCCGGTGCCTCCATCGAGCGCACCGGTCTGACGACATGGGACCTCGACGAGCTGCCCGCGACCTTCACGACGAAGACCGGCAAGCACACCGTCGTCGGTTACCCGGCCCTCGTGGACGAAGGGAGCAGCGTCGCCATCCGCGTGCTGCCCGACGAGCAGCAGGCCGTCGCGGCCCACACCGCCGGCGTGCGTCGGCTCCTCCTCCTCGGCACGACCCCGCCGTGGAAGCGCGTGCTCGCCCGGCTGACCAATGCGCAGAAGCTCGCCCTCGCCGACAACCCACACGGCTCCGTCCCCAAGCTGCTCGACGACGCGCTCGCCGCCGCCGTCGACGACATCGTCACCCAGCACGTCACGGGGGCGGTGCGCACGCGCGCGGCCTTCGACGAGGCGCTGGCCGCGACCCGCACGCACGTCGCCCAGCGGGTGCTCACCGCCGTCTCCGAGGTCGAGCCCGTGCTCGGCCAGCGCACCGAGATCATCGCCACCCTCGACCGGATGAGCGCGCCCGCGGTCGCGACGACCGTCGCCGACGTGCGCGCCCAGCTCGACGGGCTCGTGCGCCCCGGCTTCATCGCCGACACCGGGCTGGCCCGGCTGCCCGACCTGCGGCGCTACCTGCGCGGGATCTCCCTTCGCCTGGAGCGGGCTGCGGACAACCCGCGCCGCGACGGCACCCACCAGGAGGTCGTCGACGGCGTCGAGGGCGCCTATGCCGACCTGCTCGACGCGCTGCCGCCCCTGCGGCGCCGCTCCGCCGACGTCGTCGCCATCGGGTGGATGATCGAGGAGCTGCGCATCTCGCTCTTCGCCCAGTCCATCGGCACCGCGCAGTCCGTCTCGGCCAAGCGGGTGCGGGCGGCGATCGCCGCGGTCGAGCGGTAG
- a CDS encoding PAC2 family protein, with protein MTERLYRYEVDTDPALLQPGPMIVAFDGFFDAGMAQRLLVDHLLEAGDPTVVASFDVDSLIDYRSRRPVITFDANRYTDYADPALLLYHLLDRDGQTYYILTGPEPDYRWEAVVESVIRLMDEIGISLATHAHGIPMAVPHSRPVGMTVHGSDERLIGEHKPVFGTVQVPASLAALLEMRLGESGRDAVGFSMHVPHYLAQSTFHDGALTALNAIVDCTGLNLPNDALAEAAREGRMQIEREIEDNDEVREAVQALERQYDVHLRGLERPSLLAGEGEKLPSADELGAEFEDFLRTVDDSEQ; from the coding sequence GTGACCGAGCGCCTCTACCGCTACGAGGTCGACACCGACCCCGCGCTGCTCCAGCCCGGGCCGATGATCGTTGCCTTCGACGGCTTCTTCGACGCCGGCATGGCCCAGCGCCTGCTCGTCGACCACCTCCTCGAGGCGGGCGACCCGACCGTCGTCGCGTCCTTCGACGTCGACTCGCTCATCGACTACCGCAGCCGCCGGCCGGTCATCACCTTCGACGCCAACCGCTACACCGACTACGCGGACCCGGCGCTGCTGCTCTACCACCTGCTCGACCGCGACGGGCAGACCTACTACATCCTCACCGGCCCCGAGCCCGACTACCGGTGGGAGGCCGTCGTCGAGTCGGTCATCCGCCTCATGGACGAGATCGGCATCAGCCTGGCGACGCACGCGCACGGCATCCCCATGGCCGTGCCGCACAGCCGCCCCGTCGGCATGACCGTCCACGGCTCCGACGAGCGCCTCATCGGCGAGCACAAGCCGGTCTTCGGCACCGTCCAGGTGCCCGCCTCCCTGGCGGCCCTGCTCGAGATGCGTCTGGGCGAGAGCGGGCGCGATGCCGTCGGCTTCAGCATGCACGTGCCGCACTACCTCGCGCAGTCGACCTTCCACGACGGTGCGCTCACGGCGCTCAACGCGATCGTCGACTGCACGGGTCTCAACCTGCCCAACGACGCGCTCGCCGAGGCCGCGCGGGAGGGGCGCATGCAGATCGAGCGCGAGATCGAGGACAACGACGAGGTCCGCGAGGCCGTCCAGGCGCTCGAGCGCCAGTACGACGTGCACCTGCGGGGCCTCGAGCGGCCCAGCCTGCTTGCCGGCGAAGGGGAGAAGCTGCCCTCCGCGGACGAGCTCGGCGCGGAGTTCGAGGACTTCCTGCGCACGGTCGACGACTCGGAGCAGTAG
- a CDS encoding DNA polymerase translates to MGGEQPGAVVVGVDGVGAVLPPEGDPLLATDLPSLVAALSPGTRWVTWSAASVAPLVAAGARLDRTWDVAEAHRLTHGGWAAGPERAWAAVHRLDPAGAPSAPTGDLFDLLTDEVPAEQLVRDDGHLRADAVTGAWLTTPQRCAAFAEAARQVAAHQRDAMSARGGRALATAHAESAAAVLCVELELHGLPIDRATARRLVTEAAGEEPHTVDEELAARTARDAPVLAALPGTGHVDLRNPAQVKAMLARAGVDVPSTRKWVLEAHRATHPVVPALLEWRKRERIATTYGWRWLREHVGADDRLRGAWAACDGAAGRMTAQAGLHNLPAELRPAVAADEGWAFVRADLGQVEPRVLAAVSRDEAFAAATREDDLYAPVAQRLGVERSVAKIAVLAAMYGQRSGPAAEALKGLERTYPVAMAHLQRAQDAGRRGEPVRTHGGRLVRTDFTGGGDDEAREGLAAARGRFARNAVIQGSAAELFKAWAATVRVAVRPLQGRIVLCLHDELLVHVPLEHAEEAAALVDRALTDAARRWLGGEQVRFVADTSVVRRWSEAK, encoded by the coding sequence GTGGGTGGAGAGCAGCCGGGAGCCGTCGTCGTCGGGGTCGACGGCGTCGGAGCCGTGCTCCCGCCGGAAGGCGACCCCCTGCTGGCGACGGACCTCCCTTCGCTCGTCGCCGCCCTCTCCCCCGGCACCCGATGGGTCACCTGGTCGGCTGCGTCGGTGGCACCGCTCGTCGCCGCCGGCGCCCGGCTCGACCGCACCTGGGACGTCGCCGAGGCGCACCGCCTGACACACGGTGGCTGGGCTGCCGGACCCGAGCGAGCCTGGGCCGCGGTGCACCGGCTGGACCCCGCGGGCGCCCCGAGCGCGCCGACGGGAGACCTCTTCGACCTGCTCACCGACGAGGTGCCGGCCGAGCAGCTCGTCCGCGACGACGGCCACCTGCGCGCCGACGCGGTGACGGGCGCCTGGCTGACGACACCGCAGCGGTGCGCCGCCTTCGCCGAGGCCGCCCGGCAGGTCGCCGCGCACCAGCGTGACGCGATGTCCGCCCGCGGCGGGCGGGCGCTCGCCACGGCCCACGCCGAGTCGGCCGCCGCCGTCCTGTGCGTCGAGCTCGAGCTGCACGGCCTGCCCATCGACCGCGCCACGGCGCGCCGGCTGGTCACCGAGGCGGCCGGCGAGGAACCGCACACCGTCGACGAGGAGCTCGCGGCCCGCACGGCCCGCGATGCCCCGGTGCTCGCGGCGCTGCCGGGCACCGGCCACGTCGACCTGCGCAACCCCGCCCAGGTCAAGGCGATGCTCGCCCGCGCGGGTGTCGACGTGCCCTCGACCCGCAAGTGGGTCCTCGAGGCGCACCGGGCCACCCACCCGGTCGTGCCCGCTCTGCTCGAGTGGCGCAAGCGCGAGCGGATCGCGACGACCTACGGCTGGCGGTGGCTGCGCGAGCACGTCGGCGCCGACGACCGGCTGCGCGGCGCCTGGGCCGCGTGCGACGGGGCGGCCGGGCGGATGACCGCACAGGCCGGTCTGCACAACCTGCCCGCGGAGCTGCGGCCGGCGGTGGCCGCCGACGAGGGGTGGGCCTTCGTGCGCGCCGACCTCGGCCAGGTCGAGCCGCGGGTCCTCGCCGCCGTCTCGCGCGACGAGGCCTTCGCTGCGGCGACCCGCGAGGACGACCTCTACGCCCCGGTCGCGCAGCGCCTCGGCGTCGAGCGCTCGGTCGCCAAGATCGCGGTGCTCGCGGCGATGTACGGCCAGCGCTCGGGGCCGGCGGCCGAGGCGCTCAAGGGACTGGAGCGCACCTACCCGGTCGCGATGGCGCACCTGCAGCGCGCGCAGGACGCGGGCCGGCGCGGCGAGCCGGTGCGCACCCACGGCGGCCGGCTCGTGCGCACCGACTTCACGGGCGGCGGCGATGACGAGGCGCGCGAGGGCCTGGCCGCCGCCCGTGGGCGCTTCGCGCGCAATGCCGTCATCCAGGGCTCGGCCGCCGAGCTCTTCAAGGCATGGGCGGCGACGGTGCGCGTCGCGGTCCGCCCGCTGCAGGGACGCATCGTGCTCTGCCTGCACGACGAGCTGCTCGTCCACGTGCCGCTGGAGCACGCCGAGGAGGCGGCGGCACTCGTCGACCGCGCGCTGACCGACGCGGCCCGGCGCTGGCTCGGCGGCGAGCAGGTGCGCTTCGTCGCCGACACCTCGGTCGTGCGCCGGTGGTCGGAGGCGAAGTAG